In a single window of the Coffea eugenioides isolate CCC68of chromosome 3, Ceug_1.0, whole genome shotgun sequence genome:
- the LOC113764821 gene encoding rho GDP-dissociation inhibitor 1-like — MSASVETLSPSKHSARVSPFNENDEQSRMKKGIKNEQIKQEEAEENGSKSDVDIDEREKDDLSLKCNKALQVSSSMPLEKDKNNGRHLQSWKEHHLAQINIRGDTKVSRVPEVEIKSISILCRGRPEIVLSEPFASSPKALLFILKEGSRYRLRFNFIVSNKIVTGLRYVNTLWKAGVRVDKSEVCLGSFSPKEEPYSYELEEDTAPSGIFVRGLYCARTKVIDDHQNCYLDIKYYFEIQKTWPSDS, encoded by the exons ATGTCTGCCTCTGTTGAAACGCTTTCTCCATCCAAGCACAGCGCTAGAGTTAGTCCTTTCAATGAGAATGATGAACAAAGCAGGATGAAGAAGGGCATAAAAAATGAGCAGATCAAGCAAGAAGAAGCAGAGGagaatggaagcaaaagtgacgtTGATATTGATGAGCGAGAGAAAGATGATCTTTCATTAAAATGTAATAAAGCATTACAAGTTTCTTCCTCGATGCCGCTAGAGAAGGACAAG AATAATGGGAGACATCTGCAGTCGTGGAAAGAACATCATCTTGCACAGATAAACATTCGTGGAG ATACAAAAGTAAGTCGAGTTCCAGAGGTGGAAATAAAAAGCATTTCGATCCTGTGCCGGGGTCGGCCAGAAATTGTCTTGTCAGAGCCATTTGCTTCGAGTCCTAAGGCCTTGCTCTTCATCCTAAAAGAAGGAAGCCGATACCGCCTCAGATTCAACTTCATTGTTTCTAACAAGATTGTTACTGGCCTTAGATATGTAAATACTCTATGGAAAGCCGGAGTGAGAG TTGACAAGTCTGAAGTTTGTTTAGGATCATTCAGCCCAAAAGAAGAGCCTTATTCCTATGAATTAGAAGAAGATACAGCACCTTCCGGTATCTTTGTAAGGGGCTTGTATTGTGCAAGAACCAAG GTTATTGATGATCATCAGAATTGCTATTTGGATATCAAATACTACTTCGAAATTCAGAAGACTTGGCCCTCAGATTCTTGA